ACGAGGGCAGCCCCGAGGCGCATCCGCTGGATCTTGGCCTGCTCGATGAGCACGGTGTCGCGCTGGTCGGGCATCAGCGGGCTCCTCCCTGCGTGCGCAGTTGCGGGTGCACGTGCGGCGCGGCGACGAGCATCTCGGGCATCAGCGGGTCGCTCCGGGGGCGACGAGTTGGGAGCGCACGTGCGGGGCGACGTCGAGCAGGTCGGCGAGACGCGCCGGGTCGAGGGTCGCGAGCACATCGTTCAGTCGGGTCCACCCGCCGCCGTCGACCGATCCGAGCGGCAGCAGCACACCCGGGAGCCGGGGGCTGCCGACGACCGTGCCGCCGGCATCGTCGACCCATCGCTTCGCATCGATGCCCAACGCGCGCACGCCGACGGGGCCGACCAGGAGTGCGAGCGGTTCGGCGTGCGGCGCAGCCGTGGCCCGCCGCGCGAGATCGGGCGCCCCGATCGCGGCGAAGGCCACCCCGATGAGCGGAAGCCCGATCGTCGCGGTCCGCGCGAGCAGCTCGCGGGCCTCGGCGGTCGCCGTCGTTCCCGCGTCGCGTCCGACGCCCGGAACGGCGGCCCACACCCGCGTCGTCTCTTCGAGTCCCTCGCTCGTGCGGGCGGCCTGAACGGTCGCGACGACCGCGCGCTCGCCGCCGCCGACGGCGATCCAGTGACTGTCGAGCGGGATGCGCCGGCGCGTGCGCTCGGTGAGATCGTCGCGGTCCCAGGGTGCCAGCAACGGCTCGACGGCGCCCCACGCGGCCGGTTCCGCGTCGGTGAACAGCGCGACGGCCGCCTCGGCCACCCCGCCCAGACGCACCGGGCGGGTGACGCGGTGGCGCGTCGACACGGTCGCCACGACCTGGAGAGTGGATGCCACCTGCGCCCGCACGAAGAGGGGATGCACCGTGTCGGGAGTCGATGGACCGGCGGTGAGCGCATCGGCGGGGGCCGAGAGCCGCACGCCGCTGCGCGCGTCGTAGAAGCCGTCGTCGCGCGTGCGGACGACCCAGTGCCCCTGCACCGCCGACAGCACCTGGGCGAGCGGCTGCGTCATCCGCGAGTGCTCGCCCGAGACGACGATCGGGCGGAGCCCCTGACTCGCCGTCTTGTGCAGCCAGTCGCTCATCGCCGTGGTGAGCGCGACCACGGGGGCGCGCGTCTCGGTCCCGGCCCAACCGGGGCCGGCGGCGTCGAGGAGCGGAT
The DNA window shown above is from Microbacterium proteolyticum and carries:
- a CDS encoding DUF6177 family protein, with amino-acid sequence MTTIDHPLLDAAGPGWAGTETRAPVVALTTAMSDWLHKTASQGLRPIVVSGEHSRMTQPLAQVLSAVQGHWVVRTRDDGFYDARSGVRLSAPADALTAGPSTPDTVHPLFVRAQVASTLQVVATVSTRHRVTRPVRLGGVAEAAVALFTDAEPAAWGAVEPLLAPWDRDDLTERTRRRIPLDSHWIAVGGGERAVVATVQAARTSEGLEETTRVWAAVPGVGRDAGTTATAEARELLARTATIGLPLIGVAFAAIGAPDLARRATAAPHAEPLALLVGPVGVRALGIDAKRWVDDAGGTVVGSPRLPGVLLPLGSVDGGGWTRLNDVLATLDPARLADLLDVAPHVRSQLVAPGATR